One Alnus glutinosa chromosome 3, dhAlnGlut1.1, whole genome shotgun sequence genomic region harbors:
- the LOC133862367 gene encoding uncharacterized protein LOC133862367: protein MAGTKVSLKLVVDKRKQRLIFAEADKEFVDFLFSIFSLPVGTVTRLLKEEGMVGCLPSLYNSIENMSDAFFQPDRKKDFLLKPRVVIPGPKVPLLLPNVDELFTCRKKLNSICNNSGCSSYRIREIEYKQGNSCSSCINFVNCISREVGYVKGMVRYMVTDDLEVKPMSTNFGITLLREFNVKDIEEKVVDLGMDEGLKLLKASLQSKTVLTSD, encoded by the coding sequence ATGGCAGGCACCAAAGTAAGCCTGAAACTTGTGGTAGATAAAAGGAAGCAACGACTGATCTTTGCTGAAGCAGACaaagaatttgttgatttcCTCTTCAGCATTTTCAGTCTGCCCGTCGGAACAGTCACTAGGCTCCTCAAAGAGGAAGGCATGGTAGGCTGCTTGCCAAGCCTCTACAATAGCATTGAAAATATGAGCGATGCATTCTTTCAGCCAGACCGGAAAAAAGATTTCCTGTTAAAGCCCAGAGTAGTCATTCCTGGTCCTAAAGTCCCTCTCCTCTTGCCAAACGTTGATGAGTTATTTACATgcaggaaaaaattaaatagtatCTGCAATAACAGCGGTTGCAGCTCCTATCGAATTCGCGAAATCGAATATAAGCAGGGGAATTCATGTTCTAGTTGCATCAATTTCGTGAACTGTATCTCTAGAGAGGTAGGTTACGTGAAAGGGATGGTTCGATACATGGTGACGGATGATCTGGAGGTGAAGCCCATGTCCACCAACTTCGGTATCACTCTGCTTAGAGAGTTTAATGTCAAGGATATTGAGGAGAAAGTGGTCGATTTGGGCATGGATGAG